A stretch of Polypterus senegalus isolate Bchr_013 chromosome 3, ASM1683550v1, whole genome shotgun sequence DNA encodes these proteins:
- the tsfm gene encoding elongation factor Ts, mitochondrial yields MQCVHRVLLGVRGAVGKVHAGCAFHSGAPRLTVDKALLVKMRKATGYSFINCKKALEKFSNDMAQAESWLHEQAQKEGWSKASKLKGRKTSEGLIGLLLGDKAAVMVEVNCETDFVARNITFQQLVKEAALAMMALHLQRRQSSRPCYTKSVLNGEDLGQLKSASDGAPLANKLALAIGKLGENLALKRAALLAVPPDFHIGSYVHGALPIDDPSLDGTSFGKYAALVVCRSKEGRDAEQLVEVGRRLGQHVVGEAPSFLGCLDDLPCGETETRMMVQSFLPDPSRTVGQYVQEKAVRVLDFIRFECGESDHSVEQS; encoded by the exons GTCCATGCAGGGTGTGCGTTCCATTCAGGTGCTCCACGCCTTACGGTGGACAAGGCCTTGCTGGTCAAGATGCGCAAAGCCACGGGATATTCATTCATCAACTGCAAAAAGGCCCTGGAGAAGTTCAGTAACGACATGGCACAG GCTGAGAGCTGGTTACACGAACAGGCACAGAAGGAGGGCTGGAGCAAAGCATCCAAGCTGAAGGGAAGGAAGACCTCTGAGGGGCTCATTGGCCTCCTGTTGGGTGACAAGGCTGCCGTCATGGTGGAG GTGAACTGTGAGACGGACTTCGTGGCTCGGAACATCACATTCCAGCAGCTGGTAAAGGAAGCCGCGCTGGCAATGATGGCTCTTCATCTCCAGAGGAGGCAAAGTAGCCGACCCTGCTACACAAAG AGCGTCCTCAATGGTGAAGACCTGGGGCAGCTAAAGTCGGCGTCGGATGGGGCTCCCCTGGCCAACAAGTTGGCACTGGCGATTG GAAAGCTGGGGGAGAACCTGGCACTGAAGAGAGCCGCATTACTGGCAGTGCCCCCCGACTTCCACATAGGCTCTTACGTCCATGGCGCCCTGCCTATCGATGACCCCTCCCTAGATGGGACGTCGTTTGGGAAGTATGCTGCTCTGGTGGTCTGCCGCAGTAAGGAAGGTCGCGACGCCGAGCAGCTGGTGGAGGTGGGCCGCCGCCTTGGGCAGCACGTGGTGGGTGAGGCCCCCTCCTTCCTGGGATGCCTGGATGATCTGCCCTGTGGGGAAACGGAGACGAGGATGATGGTCCAGTCCTTTCTCCCGGACCCCAGCCGGACTGTTGGCCAGTATGTCCAGGAGAAAGCCGTCCGGGTGCTGGACTTCATCCGCTTTGAGTGTGGAGAGAGCGATCATTCTGTGGAGCAGAGCTGA